A window of Sebastes umbrosus isolate fSebUmb1 chromosome 6, fSebUmb1.pri, whole genome shotgun sequence genomic DNA:
GAGTGACCGGACAATGTGTCATAGGAGTGTAATGTTACAGCCCTGCCTCCGTCTCGCACCCAGACTCGCAGCCAATGGCAGCTCACCACAGTCCCCTCCCACAGCCACAGGCTTTAAAACTCCTCAGtagtttcttctcttttctaTCCACTTTGGTCTCtcccctctgcctgccttcctgcctgcctgcctgacCTGCTAAACCGTGCCAGTCTGACCTTCCCAGACTCATTTCatccaaaagaaagaaaacctcCAGATTTCAGAATGAGTTTTAAGAGCAGCTACGCTGTGAAGAGTTCCACTGGCCCACGGAGCTTCAGCAGCAGTTCCTACACATCAGGATCAGGCGGTATCACCTCCCGTAAGAGCTACAGTACCAAGAGTTCATATGGATCAGGCAACAGGGGCTTTGGAGGTGGTGGCATCACCAGTTCCAGTGCCTATGGCCTGAGCTCAAGCATGGGTGGTGGCGGAGGAGGCATGGGCATGGGCATGGGCTACGGTGGTGGCGCTGGAGGCATGAGCATGGGCTTCAGTGGTGGTGCTGGAGGCATGGGCATGGGCTACGGTGGTGGCATGGGTGTTCAGGCCCCAATCACCGCCGTTACTGTGAACAGGAGCCTTCTGGCCCCCCTGAACCTTGAGATTGACCCCAACATCCAAGTTGTCCGCACCCAGGAGAAGGAGCAGATCAAGACCCTCAACAACCGCTTTGCTTCCTTTATTGACAAGGTAAGAGCTTGTAATAGTGGGTAgatacagatgtgtgtgtgtgtgtgtgtgtgtgtgtgtgtcaaaatatCTGGTTCTCGCTGGTCTTTGCCTTATTCTTCTTTTCATTCAGACAGAAACTGCTTTGGGTGTGTGGAAAGCTCAGTCACAGTGTAGTCAAAAAGCTGAATGTTTCCTGACAGTGCTGTGACATAGTTATCAAATATTTGATATGGAGGTCCATATGTTTGCCACATGTCTTGTAATGCTGATTTCCTCACTTTTTGCTGCACGGAGAATGTTGATTTATTCCCCTCTCGGATCTCGTCACCTCCCACAAATGCAGTCAAGGCAGAAAAAAGAAGTGCTGTAGCTCAAAGTTAGGGTTAGGCTGTCTATCTTTTGGCTCAGCCTGTCCTTTTATAGTGATGAAAAACAGACTTGaagaatggagagagagagaaagacaaatagagagagagagagagagagagagagaaagagagagaaagaaagctaAGGGTGTGTCAGGGCAGAGCTCAGGGCTTGTGATACGAGTTACCTTGGGAATGATCCCTCCCTTAGCTGGGGTGTGGCTCTTTGTGCTGCCCTGGTGGCCCCCACccctcccaaacacacacacacacacacacacacacacacatgcacacacacacatgcacgcacgcacagtCAGTACTGAGTGCCATTGTTACTTTAAAGACAAAACCTTCTTTCACagtgacacattttaaaaggagTGTCCATTGGGATTACATTGACTTTTCATCATTTAAATCAGCATTTAAACCCAGCATGTAATCCTCAAGAGTGTATCTGTCCTCTGAGGCCTCAGCAGTGGGTTAATATTTAAAACGGTTTCATGTTCTGGTCAATGCCAGCTGACTGGCCACATGTCAACTCCCCTTCTCCCAGCGCAATGATTAAAAGAAGATAAAGTGCATTCTTCAACACCAAAAGCAGATAAACTTCCACCCTTCTATCATCTCGTTATCTTGTGGCGTCAGTCCATTTGAAGGCACTTCATTATCTGTACTTACTCCAATTCTAACGAAGAAGCTCTTGGTTAGATCTCACCTTTCAGAGTGCAGTGTTTCAGAGCAAGGTCCATGAGTCACTACCTTGCTTTTTACTGTTCAGAAATATGCAAACTCCCCACCTTCCatttctcccctcctcctcctctcttcatcgCCCTCACTtccccctctccccctcccctctctaCTCTCCCATCATCACATCTATAACACAGTTAAATATTTACCTTCCTGCTTCTGCCTGCGGATGGAACTTCGCTTCaaccccctttctctctctgcgttTGTCTTCTTTGACTGCGAATTTTGCTGTACAAAAACAGGAAGACCTGCGGGAGAAGGGTTAACTAGCCCTATTCCtccatcagtgttttttttttccaacctcGTCTTGTTCTCCCTCCCCACTACCTCCTGTCAGGATGCACGTAGTACGTCAGGCCTTCCTTTGGAAAAAGTACTGCCAGTCTGGAAATGCAGCCAACAGCAGCTTGCAAAACTCCAAAGTTAGATAAGAACAACAAAGACTATAGACGGCGAATAGGAGGCATGGCGAGGTTGACCCTGATGATTgagtattatgtttttttttacttcggTTACATGATACTTTTAAAGGGAATTTTGAGATAATTCATAACTGAGGACAAGGAATCCGTCTTCACATATTCGTTACAGTAAACATGTAAGTCGCTGATTATTTTGTAAAAGCTTTTTGATTGGTTTGGCTTACTCGTAACCCTTCTACCCTTCTTTCTCTACACATCAGGTTCGCTTCCTGGAGCAGCAGAACAAGATGCTGGAGACCAAGTGGAACCTGCTGCAGGGACAGACCACCACCCGCTCCAACATCGACGCCATGTTCGAGGCCTACATCGGCAACCTGCGCAGACAGCTCGACAGCCTGGGCAACGACAAGATGAAGCTGGAGGCCGACCTGCACAACATGCAGGGCCTGGTGGAGGACTTCAAGAACAAGTGAGTGTGGAAGGAAGGAGGCAATGAGGGCTAAAAATGATCTGAGTATGCGGTGTCGGGCTCGTTCTGACCCATAAAGAGGCGTATGGTTTATCTAGGATTCATCTTTTTCATAGATTGCACCGGACGATTTTCAAAACGCCTAGAAATTTCATTCATACACAAAATACAGCTGGATTTTTTTCTTACATCACGACCAATGTACAATACTTCAAGTCCAATTTGTGCTTCAATACTAGCCTTGCAGCACATTGAGTTAATCTCTTTGTGGACTACTCCCTACATCTGTCCATTGTCTTGCGTCATACACAAACTCTCGGGAATTACAGCACTGAGGAAGCATGTTTCGAACACCCATTACGTTACATGTGACTGGAGGTTTTACAGAGTTGTCTAGAGGACATAAGCACTAATGCGTGCATGCTGACACGCACATGCACAGGTACAATAGTGCCACCACATATTCGTCAGTTGTCCACAGACAAATGAAGCATATCAGCTGAGTTCAGAGGAGCCCCGAGGGAGAAATATCAGTAACACCTCTCACGCTTGGCCCTGACCCAACTGACTATGTGCAAGGCAAATGTCCCAAAGGAGTTCAAGAGTTAGGGATGGACTACTTGCACCTCCTAGTGTTACACTGGTGTACACACGCTCAAAACTGAACAGGAGCATGAGATGAGACTCTTCATGAATACTCCAAATCTAACCATGgactgtgtttgttttcctctcagGTATGAAGATGAGATCAACAAGCGCACCGAGTGTGAGAATGACTTTGTCCTCATCAAGAAGGTCAGCATCAGCATTTACTCAACTTGTCTTTGAGTTGCAAATTGTATTATTTCTTTTAGCACCTGGAGAAAGAGTCCTTTTTGATGTCTCACACTAACAAGCATTGTTATTTGTTCCAGGATGTCGACGAGGCCTACATGAATAAGGTTGAGCTGGAGGCCAAGCTGGAGAGTCTGACAGATGAGATCAACTTCCTCAGGTCGATCTATGAGGAGGTACGGCACAAAATTCGTCTCAGTCGCACTCTTGTGCCATCCCTGGAAGTACATCAGCTGGATGGGTTTCCTCAATGAGGCGGGGTTTACTAATCTCCCTCCTTGTGCTCCTTCAGGAACTTCATGAACTCCAGAGCCAGATCAAGGACACTTCAGTCATTGTGGAGATGGACAACAGCCGTAACCTGGACATGGACTCCATTGTGGCGGAGGTCAAGGCACAGTACGAGGACATTGCCAACCGCAGCCGCGCCGAGGCAGAGACATGGTACAAGAGCAAGGTGATTGAGAAGTCCTTTTGAACTCTTCTTATGTTCATGTTTCTGTCATTTCTTTATCTAGAAAGGTACATATGGTGTGTGCAAACCCTACTTGCCATGAGTATAGGTTCAATTTATGTTGAAAGAAATGTCATCAGTTTATGAGTCAGCACATGCAGTGTTCTGATCAATAGGGTTTCCAGTTTGTAAtgtcttttttgtttatttagtaTGAGGAGATGCAGACATCCGCCAGCAGATACGGAGATGACCTCAGGTCTACCAAGACAGAGATCTCAGACCTCAACCGCATGATCCAGCGACTGACATCAGAGATTGATGCTGTCAAGGGACAGGTataggaaaatgttttttttgccaccGTGGTACACCATTCTGGGCCATTACATAtagttttgttattgtcatttaaCAATCGAGACAGCGGACAAAGTCTTACTTTTTGGGCTCATTTGTCTTCTCCTAGCGTGCCAACCTGGAGGCCCAGATCGCTGAGGCTGAGGAGCGCGGTGAGATGGCAGTGAAGGACGCCAAGTCCCGCATTAGGGACCTGGAAGACGCCCTGCAGAGAGCCAAACAGGACATGGCCCGCCAGATCAGAGAATACCAGGACCTGATGAATGTCAAGCTGGCTCTGGACATTGAGATTGCCACCTACAGGAAGCTgctggaaggagaggaggacaggctGGCGACTGGCATCAAGTCTATCAACATCTCCCAACAGAGCTGTAAGTCATCTTCACCGACCTCGCCTCCGTTATCTTTGTAACGACTGAAGTCTCAACAAATGGTCTTCATTGATTGGATTTTGTTCGGATTCCACACTTTTCCACGTTTAACTGTTTTTTCTCCTGCCTCCCTTGTCTCAACAGCAAGCTACAGTGGATTTCCCATGGACAGCATGAAGAGCAGTTACTCAAGCGGCTACTCCAGCGGTTTTAGCAGCGGCGGATATGGAGGTGGATACGGAGGCGGATATGGCGGTAGCATGGGCGGCGGTAGCATGGGCGGTGGCGGCGGCACTAGCTTCAGCAGCGGCAGCACCGGCGGCGGCAGTTACAGCACCACCACCCAGAGCAAGAAGAATGTTGTTATCAAGATGATCGAGACCAAGGACGGCAGAGTGGTGTCTGAGTCCTCTGAGGTCATTGAGGATTGAGCAGTCTAGTTAAGAGGTGTCTGATATTATCTCCTCTTCCTTTCTGGTAGTTTTATACTTACAGTTCACCCCCCTTCCCCCAAACTATGAAGTAAAATGCTTGCCAGCCACTCTCGAATGGAGCCTAAACATGTTTTCCATGAAGCAATAAATGATCCTAACACTATCAAAGATCTAAAAAGGgaccaaaatatattttgtatgtCTGATGTCTGACTGTCTGTACTAAAAAAGGTAGTTTTATCTCAAGAAGTGAGATAAAAACTGGGCAAATTGCAACTATgagaaacaaaatatatatgtataacacTCCCTTGAAATCTATGCAACAGCTATTCCATACACGAGGGGCTGTTCCCTTCAAAACAGTGTTGCATAGACAGTGGTGTTGTCAAAGGAATGTGAAAGTACTTAGACAGTGCTTCAGCATTGTTGGTCAACTAATGTCTTAAAATTGCCTGCTGCAGTAGGTAGTGCATGTCTTCCCTGTGCGTGTCCTATAACTGAAAGTGATCGACCCCTTAGGAGGCTGCCCACATCATACTGTTGTCCTGAGGTGCTGTTTTTGCTACcaaaccaaataaaaaatgtgtttactgaAGGAaatattatgtatttgttttaattttttgatGCTGATGActcagagaaagaaatactgtacatgtaggaATAGTAAATTAACTTACATTCCAACAAATCTGACAGGACTAATTCAAAGTATGTATAAGCAGTCTAGAATCTGTAATCTGGGACAGTTCTTAGTCATCAAATCATGAGGTAAATGATCAATTACATTTAcactatagggctgtcaaagcgttaataacgcgttaacgcaatcgatcATCCGGAGGTtataccgggctcagttttaaagctagggtgaagatactggtgtcatatgaaaggaatccattggtaccaaccatgtcatcgCAAATTAGGTTTAATAATGCGCCcaagttgcgctaaattttggggaggaaaaactgtcatggccactttcaaaggggtcccttgacatctgacctcaagatatgtgaatgaaaatgggttctatgggtacccacgagtctcccctttacagacatgcccactttatgataatcacatgcagtttgggcaggtcatagtcaagtcagcacactgacacactgacagctgttgttgcctgttgggctgcagtttgccgtgttatgatttgagcatatttgttatgctaaatgcagtacctgtgagggtttctggacagtatttgtcattgttttgtgttgctaattgatttccaataatacatatatacatacatttgcataaagcagcatatttgcccactcccatgttgataagagtattaaatacaatacaatacaaatctctctttaaagtggcagtaggcagaatatttttggcatcattgggcaaaaattccataataacctttcagcatattggaattcaagtgttctgagagaaaactagactaatgcacctcctcatggctgttttcaggctttcaaaaatctagcccgtgatggagactttgaccaatcacaagtcatttaagaaagagagcgttcctattggctgtgctccggtcatgtgaatggtacttggtgttccttcaagccatctcaacctgatctcaacatggctgccgggtcacaaactttctcattttacagctaaacagtacactacaagatgattctgaaaacatttgaggagagaaataggcgttatagtaacagaatattgattcatatttgatcagcgctgcctagtttgaccgtttggtcggagttcgtgagtgtttgacagccggctctcataggcggcagctggacggcagacctcagatcagctctgatggttgttttcctccggtctgtgaaatcttgcagatgccgttaggagcaccggaggacacagaggcacatgatttttttttcagattacctgtctcatgacctacagtcaggatatagtgactgttttataaaaataactttttttaaacatatttgctccaattctactcactgcagctttaagtccaGTAGGCTATTATCTCCTTCTagctgtctctttagctgctaaatgctccctAGATAGTTAATGGCCTACTATGTCCATGTGCTGTTTGGTACAGTTATTTTACCAGAGCGTCAGTCTCAATGCAACAGTTGCTTTGTCAAAAGAAGCCGGACTGGTAAACAAGACTTTGTGCAGGATGCATTTTGGGACGCGCATCAACAGCTGAGTTTTCCAAAATTAATTGTGAATTGACAGTGATACTTTATTTACCACTTACAACGATTTCACTCTCTCGCTCACTTTCACACACAGCCACTGTTATCGTTACATTGTGCGCAACATATCGTCACAGAGTGGtccatatgatatcttacgaaaggttattgtgttattttttgtgcgttttcctatgaatgtgcTGTTCAGTGCACCTGTGCAAGCCCCTGCAGTGTTAAGACAACTAAACTAgctgacttggttaggttaaggaaaagagggttaaaataactatagaATTGATATTACTTAAATACGAAAGTTACGCGACAAATAAGTtaacgctgacttctggtttcacgcaggacacgaacagcagtctcctaggtgaaaatcagctgtttttagactcacccatccaccccgacttcctcctATACgcggactttgtcgctctttatactacgtcacctgtcctggctcacgattacgtggattacatacaaattgattacgTGGGTTATATGCGAATTGCGCTACTTTTCATAGCTAGGAACAGGGTATAGGAACAGCCTGCTTCCTTGTTTGGGGCTTTGAGGCGGTCGGCATCATTTCTATGGTCGTTTTGAATTAATTTGCCTCACAAAGAAACATCCCTCACACCCTGGCATCTGGATTTGTATATAAGAAAACTGTGAAGAATGAATTAACTGTCATTTGATGTTTTGTGTAACTGAATGGACTTGCATGAGGCGCATAATTATATATGGATTAGGGGGAAAAACATGACTCTGAATTAAGGTTACTGTACCTGAAATACATTCACTGGCATAACCAGACAGCTTGAAGTCTTTTGCAAATGGCGAAGATATTATTTGTCTTATATATTCATAATCACCTCTATCATCCTCCAACTGATGAATTATGATTGTGCTGGTGGTTGGCTGTGGTGGAGAACTCCTTTGTATGTGAATGAACAGCATTCAGCTTTAAGAAACACTTATTGAATAAGaatacaaacagacacacaggcaaGCAATGcatagagaaaataaaatattattgccCTCATTTTTGAGTGGGGTCTGTCTGCAAACTGCAAGAGTTATGTTGACATGGCTGCATTGATACTAACTTGATGAATTAAATATTGCAGTTATTCACAGtggccactagagggcagtgAACTCACTCGTGATTTTAAATACACGgttcatctctttgctttgtACAACCGGTGAGCATTTTGTGTTGCCTTTTTACCTCAGATTGAACAGCAGTGATTTAATGTTAATCCCTTGCATCTTCTTGTCAATGCAATATGAGCAATACAAAGGAAAACACTGGTGGGATGTTGTGCTTCTTTTCCCTTTAAGTGTACAAAATAATCCCTGACAAATACTCTGTATAACATTAAATAATCACACtagatattgtatatttgtcatGTTATTATTGCTTATGGCCAGTCACTACCATGACGATACACTGCCCTCCGCTGTGACCCCGAGTAACTACACCTGTGTGTATGTTGAAAGTTTTAGGAAGTGTGAGCATGCTATAGTATCTACATCGACGCCACTTTGAATGATTCAATGCCACAGTTCCTTGCTGTCACCACTAGAAGGAAGCAAACActtgtgattttaaatacacagcTCAACATCTCCTTACATCAACATAGTGGTAGACTCACTGCTaatgattaaaaatatatatatatatatacatcattCAGGTTAAACAAACTGGTAAATAAAAATGGCCTGTTGCTAACTTGACCtatgtatttaaaatcacgAGTTTTAATGCCCTCCAACGGCatcctcccgattttcccgggagactcccgtttttcttTGCCCTCTCCCGTATTACTAGTGATGGCGAGCTGAAGCCTCATGAAGcgttgaagctttccagcaaattggttcagaaaagggttcatttctcgaggcttcatgtgcacacaaaaccacctggtggccaaagagtgtaaaacaggcagatatgatctcaaccatgtgatctgtgataaactgtattttgcgccagtaaaggctgttgggaatgactataaacaatgaaaaaaaatctactaccatgtaatccatttataaaatataatataatgtctattttctagtaagtatattatgagtatataacatacatgtataataaactataattgtTTTGGGActaatgcatcttatgtgtgtaaaccaatcctttg
This region includes:
- the krt8 gene encoding keratin, type II cytoskeletal 8, whose amino-acid sequence is MSFKSSYAVKSSTGPRSFSSSSYTSGSGGITSRKSYSTKSSYGSGNRGFGGGGITSSSAYGLSSSMGGGGGGMGMGMGYGGGAGGMSMGFSGGAGGMGMGYGGGMGVQAPITAVTVNRSLLAPLNLEIDPNIQVVRTQEKEQIKTLNNRFASFIDKVRFLEQQNKMLETKWNLLQGQTTTRSNIDAMFEAYIGNLRRQLDSLGNDKMKLEADLHNMQGLVEDFKNKYEDEINKRTECENDFVLIKKDVDEAYMNKVELEAKLESLTDEINFLRSIYEEELHELQSQIKDTSVIVEMDNSRNLDMDSIVAEVKAQYEDIANRSRAEAETWYKSKYEEMQTSASRYGDDLRSTKTEISDLNRMIQRLTSEIDAVKGQRANLEAQIAEAEERGEMAVKDAKSRIRDLEDALQRAKQDMARQIREYQDLMNVKLALDIEIATYRKLLEGEEDRLATGIKSINISQQSSSYSGFPMDSMKSSYSSGYSSGFSSGGYGGGYGGGYGGSMGGGSMGGGGGTSFSSGSTGGGSYSTTTQSKKNVVIKMIETKDGRVVSESSEVIED